A portion of the Cryptomeria japonica chromosome 5, Sugi_1.0, whole genome shotgun sequence genome contains these proteins:
- the LOC131032831 gene encoding protein SRG1-like, translated as MGLKEFHYFSSKEVFVSEVVYAGRDKVSAECDKVKSDFILDYLLENVEMERKRDDLLMRIIAVEVESNALAVGQRDGVFTCLVEGMKDKNEIEVVAEVDQEPNEDNPLLREEITSSEENEKEDDLAKEVAVTVRDDEEDVAEKEEYFLGILETLDQYAVEIQKLGTTVLSLLSEKVGLKPDCFINKFGKMSQTMRVNYYPPCPRPDLVLGLSPHSDASGLTVLLQDDETVGLQICKDGKWIPVQPIPGALLINIGDMLEVISNGIYNSIEYRAVTSTERDRISIAMFCSPSGETEMGPAPELIDELHPCQYRKFIRQEYMQHYFSSRLDGKGSLEFAKIKS; from the exons ATGGGCCTGAAGGAGTTCCATTATTTTTCTAGCAAAGAAGTATTTGTAAGTGAAGTTGTGTATGCAG GTAGAGACAAAGTTTCAGCAGAATGTGACAAGGTAAAATCTGATTTTATTCTTGACTATTTGTTAGAGAATGTGGAAATGGAAAGAAAAAGAGATGATTTGTTAATGAGAATCATAGCAGTGGAGGTAGAGTCGAATGCATTGGCTGTAGGTCAAAGAGATGGTGTGTTTACATGTCTTGTCGAAGGTATGAAAGACAAGAATGAAATTGAAGTTGTAGCAGAGGTTGATCAAGAACCTAATGAAGACAACCCATTGCTTAGAGAAGAGATCACTTCAAGTGAAGAGAATGAGAAAGAAGATGACTTAGCTAAGGAAGTAGCAGTCACAGTGAGagatgatgaagaagatgttgcagaAAAAGAGgaatattttttaggaatttt AGAAACCTTGGATCAATATGCTGTTGAAATTCAAAAGCTTGGTACTACAGTTCTTTCACTTTTATCAGAGAAAGTTGGGCTAAAACCAGACTGTTTCATTAACAAGTTTGGGAAAATGTCACAGACAATGCGAGTGAATTACTACCCACCCTGCCCAAGACCAGATCTGGTTTTAGGCTTAAGCCCTCATTCAGATGCAAGTGGTTTGACGGTGTTGCTGCAGGATGATGAAACGGTAGGGCTACAGATCTGTAAGGATGGCAAATGGATTCCTGTTCAGCCCATCCCTGGTGCCCTGCTTATCAATATTGGGGACATGCTTGAg GTAATAAGCAATGGAATATATAACAGCATTGAGTACAGAGCGGTCACAAGTACAGAGAGAGATCGAATCTCCATAGCGATGTTTTGTAGTCCAAGTGGCGAAACAGAAATGGGTCCTGCTCCTGAGCTCATAGATGAGTTGCATCCCTGTCAATACAGAAAATTCATTCGCCAAGAATATATGCAGCATTACTTTTCTAGCAGACTTGATGGGAAGGGGAGTCTTGAGTTTGCCAAAATCAAGTCATAA